The following DNA comes from Frankia casuarinae.
CCGTTTCGAGCTCACCGTCGAGTCTGCCGGCGAGGTAGGCATACTCCCGCAGCCGGCCGATCGCCACCCACAGGTTCTGCTTCTCCTGCTCGATGGCGGCGTTGTCCCGGCGCAGCTCCTCCTGACCGTGCTGCAGGGCGCGCAGGATCCCGTCCAGATGGGCCTGCGACGACCGGTAGGACGCGAAGTAGTCCCGCAGCCGGTTGCCGAAGGGGAGCACGCCGAGCAGCTTTCTGGGGGCGTCGAGATTCTGCCGGGAGGGGTCGAGGTCCGCCACGACCCGGCGCAGCTCGACCAGGGACTTCGACACCGCCGAGGTCTGGTCGAAGGGCCCGGAGTTCATCGCCCGGGTGGGCTTGTCGAGCAACCGGTTGGACACCGACGCCGATTCCCGGATCTCCTTCTCCCCCAGCCGGTGCACGGCGGCGACCTTCGACGCGAACGCCGGCGAGTGGGCATCGATGGACAGCAGCGTGCGCGCGAACGTGCCAGCCTGCTCGTCCAGTCGGGCCACGGCGTCCGGATCGATCGGAACGGCCGGTTCGGCCCGGTCAAGGGGCACCGGTGCCACCGGCTCGGGCGGGGTCAGCACCAGGCCGCCGGGTGACGTATTGCCAGGTGCCGTATTCCGGTCGGCGGCCGGCGGTTGCGTGGTCAACCGGGTCTCCCCTGCGCCTGGTTCACAATCTTGTCAATCATGCGTTCCTCGATGGCGGCGGTGGGCGGTTCCACCACGTCGACCAGTGACGGCGGCGGCGCGAGACCCCGTTCGGTGGCCAGGCGGCGGCCGTACGCGGCATCCGCGGTACGAAACCCGTGCTGAGCCGCGAGACGCTGCAGCTGCGGGTCGGTGGCAAGCAGCCGCCCGGCGGCATCGCCATCGGCGGTCAGCGGTACCACCGTGTGCTTCGCGTAGATCGTTGGCTCCGGGTACATGAGGACCATGTCGGGGCTGATGGAGCCGTCCTTCGCGAGCTGGCGGGCGACGAACTGCGCCTCGTAGATCATGGCCATCGGCGTCTTCCCCATCCCGATGGTGAGGAAGTCGTCGAAGGGTTCCTGGGTGGACTGCTCGACATAGCCCTGCTTGACGAACAGCGGTGCGCAGCGGGCGGCCACCCGATCCGCCGCGGCGCTGTCGGCGACGACGTTACCGCCGTTCTCGACATAGCTGGCGATCGCCAGGTACAGCGCCGCGGAGTTCGACGTCCGCACATCCGTCGAACTGATGAGCACGGACTTGCCGGTCTCGAAAGCGGTGTTCCCCGGCAGGTCCGACCAGCGGGTGTTCTTATCGACCAGATCGAGGTAGCCGCGCATGTTCAGGACGCGGTGGCCGCCGTCCATCCGCACGACCCCGGCGTTCTGCAGCAGTGACGCGATCGGCTGGAAGGTGGCGATCGCCATCGGGCTGAAGAAGGGGACGTAGGACTTCGTCACCTTCCTGGCGGCCCTGATCCGGTCGGCCTGCGGCGCATCGGCCGGAAAGGCCAGGTCATATGGGGTCAGATCGCGGCTGGTGGCGATCTCCCTGGAGCCCGCGGTATCGACCTGCAGCCGGTAGCCGAGCTCCGCGAGCCGGGCGCCCACCGCGGGGTCCGCGAAGAAGTCCCGCTTCTCCGAACCGGCCAGGACCCGGACGGTCCGCACGTTGCCATCGGGCGGACCGCCGCCGGCGTCGCCCCCCAGCCGGGGGACCACGATCAGGGCCACCACCGCAATCACGAGCAGACCGGCCAGCAGGAGCCCGACGGTCCTGCCCCGCTGCGCCGAACGCACCAGCCCTCCGCCCGAATCCCCCGATTGACCCCTCTGCCCCCATAATGGTAGATCCTGGCGACACGTTCTCGACGTTCAACCCACGCGACCGTTTCCTGGTGACCGGTGGATCGCCGCGGCGCCCGTCCGTGGGAGACGAGGGGGTGCCAACTGTCGCTCGTCCAGTAGTCATTGGCGCTCTATAGTGAGCTATGATGGTCATGTGAACCTCAAGGAGTGGGCCGAGTCGCAGGGTGTGGCGTATGTGACCGCGCGCCGTTGGTACGCGGCCGGCAAGCTCCCAGTTCCGGCGCGCAGGGTCGGCGGGCTGATCCTCGTCGGCGAACCTGACCAGCCGACGGGCGATGGGCTGACCGCGGCCCACGCCCGGTCGAAGCCGGGCAGCGCTGGGCGGCGGCAGCGCGCCGCCCAGCTCGCGGCGATCCATGTCCGGGTCGCGAACCAGCGCCACAACGGGCTGCACAAGCTCACGACCCGGCTCGCCCGGTCCCACGACACGGTCGTCGTCGAAGATCTGCACGCAGCCGGGATGGTCCGTAACCGGCGGCTCGCCCGCGCGGTCGCCGACGCCGGCATGGCCGAGGTCCGCCGGCAGCTTGCCTACAAGACCCGCTGGTACGGATCGACGCTCGTCGTCGCCGACCGCTGGTATCCCAGCTCGAAGACCTGCTCCGGCTGCGGCTGGCGAAACCCAAGCCTGACGCTGTCCGAGCGCACGTTCACCTGCCAGTCCTGCGGGCTGGTACTCGACCGCGACCACAACGCCGCGATCAACCTGCACCACCTCGTCGCCGCCAGTACACCGGAGACGGTAAACGCCCGTGGAGCCGACCGTAAGACCCGCGCGAGCGGGCGGGTGGCTGGGAAGCGGGAACCCGGCACGGCCACGGCCGGTCAGACCGGGGGTGCCTCGCCGAGAGGCGAGGCGGCATAGGTGCGGCTGAGCCGGGTGGTACTGAGCCGGGTGGTACTGAGCCGGGGTCAGCCCAGTACCACCCGGTGCGCGCCGGTGTAGAGGTTCATCGACGTACCGCGCACGAACCCAGCGAGCGTCATCCCCGCCTCCTCGGCGAGGTCCACCGCGAGCGTCGAGAGCGCGGAGACCGCCGCGAGCGCCGGCACCCCGGCCATCAGCGCCTTCTGCCCGGAACCGACGACAGCCACCGCACCCCGACGGGTCGGTCTCATCGGCTCCGGGGCCGGCCGGGACCGCGAAACGGCCCCGGCCGGTGGGAGGATTCGTTCCCTCAGTAGTTGACGCGAGTCCAGCTGAAGACGCCCGGGGCAGCCGGGTTGATCGTGAGCTTCAGGTAGTCGTTCGCCTGAGCGCTGCCATCGACGACGACGCGGGTCACGTTGGGAGCCTGCAGGGTCTTCGGGGCCAGCGGGTGGATGCCGTAGAGCGGGTCCGTGCTCGTGAACGGGTGGTCGACCCGGAAGTTGTGCGAGTCACCCTGCAGGATGAGCACCGGCTTACCGAAATGCTCGGCGAGGGTCCCGATCCGCTTGACGATGGGATCGAAGCCACTCAGCCCGTCTCCACCGGCGGCCAGCGCGCTGGTGTCCCACATATCGGCCTGCATGAGCAGCGCGACCCCCGGCGCCCCGGTCCGGCGTGCGACGTTGAACGCCTCGTTGATCCACTCAAGGTCCGCGTCAAGCCTGGTAGAATACTCTTTCCGCTGCTCCGCGGACAGCGGCGTCACCCCGAACCACGGGACGAGGTCGTTGTTGCTGCCCTGCACGTTAAGTGTCGAGAAAACCACACCGGACTGGGTCCACATGGTGTTCTCCACGAAGGGCGCGTAGGCCGGGTCCGCGGATTCGCTGGTGACCTGCCGGGCGTTCACGCCGAGGGTCCGGCCTGGGACAGGGAAGAACACCTGACGCAGTTTTCCGAGACGTTCGAGAGGATTGTAACCACCGTTGTTCGCGCGGTGGCAGTCGGTCCACTCGTTGTCGCCGGGGGTGTAGACAAAAGGATCCTGGAACTGGTCGAAATCCGACTTGATGGTGGCGAAGTACGAGTCCGAGCAGACGCTGCTGCCGTTCTTGATATCGCCGAGATGCGCGACCAGCGAAACGTCGGGATCGGCGTTGATCTTGCCGATGTCGGTGGGAAACTCGGCGATCTTGGCGGCGCCGTAGGGGATGTCGCCGATCACGGCGATCGTAGACGGAGCGGTCCCGGTCCCGGCGCCGAGCGGGGTGGCCGCGTTCGCCGAGATCGGGATCGACACGGACGCGGTCAGCGTACCCACGGCCAGTGCCAACAAAAGCCTGCGGTGCCGCATTGCCGGGCTCCTTCACCACGAGGACCGCACGGTTCTTTTCCGGGGACGGCGATTCATCGGGCCGACGGCCCGCCACCCGCACTCCGGACGTCCGGAAGCTATCGGGTCGACCGGAACGCCCCCGGAAGGGGTGATGAACCTTCACCCACGGCCAGCACAACACGGGTTACCCTACCCCTGCCATCTCGGCCGCTGAACACCGGCGGCCGGCGACGGGAGTCGATCGAGGGAGGCACCGATGGAGGCAGGGGCATCCCCTCCCCCGCGGACCGAGCGGACCGAGCGGACCGAGCGAGAATGTCGGCGCGTCGAGGAACGGGGGCTGTGGTTCGACGAGCTGGAGACCGACGTCGTCTACGTCCACCGGCCCGGGCGGACCGTGAGCGAAGCCGACAACACCCTGTTCAGCACGCTGACGATGAACACCCAGGCGCTGCACCTCGACGAGGCATGGAGCACGACCCAGACCTTCGGCACTCGGCTGGTCAACAGCATGTTCACCCTCGCGACGCTGGTCGGCCTGTCGGTGAGCCGGCTGACCCAGGGAACGACCGTGGCCAACCTCGGATTCACCGAGATCCGCTTCCCCGCACCGGTGTTCCCCGGCGACACGCTCTACGCCGAGACCGTGGTACGCGACAAGCGGCTCTCCCGCAGCCGACCCGGGCAGGGGGTGGTCACCTTCGAGCACACCGCGCGCAACCAGCACGGTGACGTGGTAGCCGTGGCGGTACGGTCCGCGCTGATGCTGCGCCGGGCGGCGGACCGGTGATCGGGCAGCTGCCCGGCCCGGCGTTGCTGTTCTGCCCCGCGGACCGGCCCGACCGATTCGCCAAGGCGGCCGCCGCGGCCGATGGGGTCATCCTCGATCTGGAGGACGGCGTGGCGGCGGCGGACCGGCCGCGGGCACGGCGCGCGTTGCGGGAGAGCATCCTCGACCCACTGCGGACGATCATCCGGATCAACCCCGCCGGGACCGCCGACTACGACGAGGACCTGCGCGCCCTCGCCGACACGCCCTATCCCGTCGTCATGCTGGCCAAGACGGAGTCCGCCGAGCAGGTCGCCGCCGTCGGGCCGCGCCGGGTCGTCGCCCTGTGCGAGACACCGCGCGGCGTGCTCGCCGCGGCCGAGATTGCGGCCGTTCCCACCACCATCGGCGTCATGTGGGGCGCGGAGGATCTCGTCGCCGCGCTGGGTGGCCGGTCGAGCCGGGACGAGGCCGGCCGCTACCGGGGCGTCGCCCTGCATGCCCGGGCGAGCGTCCTGCTGGCGGCCGGAGCGCACGGGCGGGTCGCCGTCGACTCCGTGTACCTGGACATCGCCGATGTCGACGGCCTCGCGGCCGAGGCTCGTGACGCCGTCGCGAGCGGCTTCGCGGCGAAGGCGTGTATCCACCCGAGGCAGGTCGCGGCCGTGCGGCAGGCGTTCGCGCCGTCCGCCGACGAGGTGGCGTGGGCGCGGCGGGTACTCGACGCGGCGACGCACTCCGCCGGCGTGTTCTCCTTCGAGGGACGGATGGTCGACGCGCCCGTCCTGCGCCACGCCGAACGCACCCTTGCCGCCACCGAGCATGATCCTGCTGTCGCCGTCACAGACTCACCCGCCGATCAGCGGCGGCGCCAGGACCTACCACGATCTGTGGATAACCCGGCCCGGCATGGCCCACCCCGGCCTGGCCGGGGAAACATGGAGGGTTGAGTACGGTCTGGCGGCGTCAGACCGTACTCAACCCTCCACAACTCTGCGTAGAGAACTCTGGTCAGCCGGTCGAGGTGAGCGCGGCGACGAGAGAGGTGTCGTGAGTCGCGGTCCGGAACCGGGAATCGTCGAGCACCCGCAGGAGGAAGGGCACGGTCGTGGCCACGCCCGGTCCCTCGATGCGCAGCTCTGACAGGGCCGAGCGCATCCGCCGGACCGCGCCGTCGCGATCCGGCGCCCAGGCGACCACCTTCGCCAGCAGGGAGTCGTACCGGGTCGGTATCCGGTAGCCGGGGTGCGCGTGGCTGTCCACCCGGACGAAGGGCCCGCCGGGGAAATGGCACTCCGTGAGCGTTCCGGGCGCGGGGGCGAATCCCCGGACCGGGTCCTCGGCGTTGACGCGGCACTCGATCGCGACGCCGCGCGGGACGACCGCGTCCTGGGTGAGGTCGAGTTTCTCCCCCGCGGCGATCCGGAACTGCTCGGCGACGAGGTCGATGCCGGTCACCATCTCCGTCACCGGATGCTCCACCTGCAGCCGGCAGTTGACCTCCATGAAGTAGTACGCACCGGCCGGGTCGACCAGGAACTCGACGGTGCCCGCGCCGACGTAGCCCGCCGTGGCGACCCCGCGCAGCGCGGCCCGCCCCATCTCCTCGATGAGGTCCGCGGGCAGGCAGGGCGCCGGCGTCTCTTCGATGAGCTTCTGGTGGCGCCGCTGCACCGAGCAGTCCCGGGCCCCCAGGTACACGCCGTTGCCGTACTGGTCGCAGAGCACCTGGATCTCCACGTGCCGGGCCGAGGGCAGGTACCGCTCGACGTACACCCGCCCGTCGCCGAAGACGGCCTGCGCGCCAGCCCGGGTCTCGGTGTAGGCGCGCAGGAACTCCTCGGGCTGCTCGACGATGCGCATCCCCCGACCGCCGCCGCCGGCGGCGGCCTTGATGATCACGGGATAGCCGATCCTGTCGGCGAACACCTCTGCCTCGTCCGCGTGGTCGATCGCGGTGT
Coding sequences within:
- a CDS encoding solute-binding protein; protein product: MRSAQRGRTVGLLLAGLLVIAVVALIVVPRLGGDAGGGPPDGNVRTVRVLAGSEKRDFFADPAVGARLAELGYRLQVDTAGSREIATSRDLTPYDLAFPADAPQADRIRAARKVTKSYVPFFSPMAIATFQPIASLLQNAGVVRMDGGHRVLNMRGYLDLVDKNTRWSDLPGNTAFETGKSVLISSTDVRTSNSAALYLAIASYVENGGNVVADSAAADRVAARCAPLFVKQGYVEQSTQEPFDDFLTIGMGKTPMAMIYEAQFVARQLAKDGSISPDMVLMYPEPTIYAKHTVVPLTADGDAAGRLLATDPQLQRLAAQHGFRTADAAYGRRLATERGLAPPPSLVDVVEPPTAAIEERMIDKIVNQAQGRPG
- a CDS encoding toxic anion resistance protein yields the protein MTTQPPAADRNTAPGNTSPGGLVLTPPEPVAPVPLDRAEPAVPIDPDAVARLDEQAGTFARTLLSIDAHSPAFASKVAAVHRLGEKEIRESASVSNRLLDKPTRAMNSGPFDQTSAVSKSLVELRRVVADLDPSRQNLDAPRKLLGVLPFGNRLRDYFASYRSSQAHLDGILRALQHGQEELRRDNAAIEQEKQNLWVAIGRLREYAYLAGRLDGELETGIAALAGADPDRAEELRRDVLFYVRQKHQDLLTQLAVGAQGYLALDLLRRNNLELIKGVDRASTTTVSALRTAVIVAQALADQKMVLDQISALNSTTEKIISGTSELLRRQSADVHRQASSATVSLRTLQQAFANIYATIDAIDDYRAAALDTMRTTVDALSTEIGRATAYLDRSAAGEIGELGSYPDGGGELTLPGGGR
- a CDS encoding acetyl-CoA carboxylase biotin carboxylase subunit, with product MVTTVLIANRGEIALRVLRTCRELGLRTVAVYSADDRGSMVTRLADRAVQIGPGPAGRSYLNIPTIIEAARLAGADAIHPGYGFLSENADFAEVCESEGITFVGPPASVMEKLGDKAVARSLMVAAGLPLLPGSHTAIDHADEAEVFADRIGYPVIIKAAAGGGGRGMRIVEQPEEFLRAYTETRAGAQAVFGDGRVYVERYLPSARHVEIQVLCDQYGNGVYLGARDCSVQRRHQKLIEETPAPCLPADLIEEMGRAALRGVATAGYVGAGTVEFLVDPAGAYYFMEVNCRLQVEHPVTEMVTGIDLVAEQFRIAAGEKLDLTQDAVVPRGVAIECRVNAEDPVRGFAPAPGTLTECHFPGGPFVRVDSHAHPGYRIPTRYDSLLAKVVAWAPDRDGAVRRMRSALSELRIEGPGVATTVPFLLRVLDDSRFRTATHDTSLVAALTSTG
- a CDS encoding MaoC family dehydratase, with translation MEAGASPPPRTERTERTERECRRVEERGLWFDELETDVVYVHRPGRTVSEADNTLFSTLTMNTQALHLDEAWSTTQTFGTRLVNSMFTLATLVGLSVSRLTQGTTVANLGFTEIRFPAPVFPGDTLYAETVVRDKRLSRSRPGQGVVTFEHTARNQHGDVVAVAVRSALMLRRAADR
- a CDS encoding HpcH/HpaI aldolase/citrate lyase family protein; the protein is MIGQLPGPALLFCPADRPDRFAKAAAAADGVILDLEDGVAAADRPRARRALRESILDPLRTIIRINPAGTADYDEDLRALADTPYPVVMLAKTESAEQVAAVGPRRVVALCETPRGVLAAAEIAAVPTTIGVMWGAEDLVAALGGRSSRDEAGRYRGVALHARASVLLAAGAHGRVAVDSVYLDIADVDGLAAEARDAVASGFAAKACIHPRQVAAVRQAFAPSADEVAWARRVLDAATHSAGVFSFEGRMVDAPVLRHAERTLAATEHDPAVAVTDSPADQRRRQDLPRSVDNPARHGPPRPGRGNMEG
- a CDS encoding metallophosphoesterase: MRHRRLLLALAVGTLTASVSIPISANAATPLGAGTGTAPSTIAVIGDIPYGAAKIAEFPTDIGKINADPDVSLVAHLGDIKNGSSVCSDSYFATIKSDFDQFQDPFVYTPGDNEWTDCHRANNGGYNPLERLGKLRQVFFPVPGRTLGVNARQVTSESADPAYAPFVENTMWTQSGVVFSTLNVQGSNNDLVPWFGVTPLSAEQRKEYSTRLDADLEWINEAFNVARRTGAPGVALLMQADMWDTSALAAGGDGLSGFDPIVKRIGTLAEHFGKPVLILQGDSHNFRVDHPFTSTDPLYGIHPLAPKTLQAPNVTRVVVDGSAQANDYLKLTINPAAPGVFSWTRVNY